In a single window of the Labrus mixtus chromosome 20, fLabMix1.1, whole genome shotgun sequence genome:
- the dctn5 gene encoding dynactin subunit 5 has product MELSEILYNKAEYIETASGNKVSRQSVLCGSQNIVLNGKTIVMNDCIIRGDLANVRVGRHCVVKSRSVIRPPFKKFSKGVAFFPLHIGDHVFIEEDCVVNAAQIGSYVHIGKNCVIGRRCVLKDCCKILDNTVLPPETVVPPFTVFSGCPGLFSGELPECTQDLMIDVTKSYYQKFLPLSQI; this is encoded by the exons ATGGAGTTATCTGAAATACTGTACAACAAAGCGGAGTACATTGAGACG GCTTCTGGGAACAAAGTGAGCAGACAGTCGGTGCTGTGTGGAAGTCAAAACATCGTGCTCAATGGCAAA ACTATTGTCATGAACGACTGTATCATCAGAGGAGACCTGGCTAACGTCAGGGTGGGCAGACACTGTGTGGTGAAGAGCCGGAGTGTCATTAGACCACCTTTCAAGAAGTTCAGCAAAGG AGTGGCGTTCTTCCCGCTGCACATCGGAGACCATGTCTTCATCGAGGAGGACTGTGTGGTCAACGCAGCGCAGATCGGTTCCTACGTCCACATCGGCAAGAACTGTGTTATA ggcCGTCGCTGTGTGCTGAAGGACTGCTGTAAGATCTTAGACAACACCGTGCTCCCTCCTGAGACTGTGGTGCCTCCTTTCACTGTCTTCTCTGGATGCCCAG gtttaTTTTCAGGGGAGCTTCCGGAGTGCACACAGGACCTGATGATCGACGTAACAAAGAGCTACTACCAGAAGTTTCTGCCCCTCAGCCAGATCTGA